In Raphanus sativus cultivar WK10039 chromosome 5, ASM80110v3, whole genome shotgun sequence, the following proteins share a genomic window:
- the LOC108859168 gene encoding putative hydrolase C777.06c, translated as MTALSAVLSLGFGSLRPSRLSLSSFNPLRQQTSLLRRQSLALSKSPLNRALQASLQSNYANAADDAPVSSPGDHSEIVFIGTGTSEGIPRVSCLTNPLKTCSVCTKATEPGNKNRRLNTSILVRYTRPSGTRNILIDCGKFFYHSALKWFPTFGLRTLDAVVITHSHADAIGGLDDLRDWTNNVQPHIPIYTALRDFEVMKKTHYYLVDTSVIIPGAAVSELEFKIIHEDQPFMVKDLKIIPLPVWHGSNYRSLGFRFGDVCYISDVSDIPEETYPLLRDCDLLIMDALRPDRSSATHFGLPRALEEVRKIKPKRTLFTGMMHLMDHEKVSQELEKLMDSEGLDVKLSYDGLRVPVSI; from the exons ATGACAGCTCTTTCAGCGGTTCTGTCTCTTGGTTTCGGATCACTTCGCCCTTCGCGCCTTTCCCTCTCCTCGTTCAATCCGCTCCGGCAACAGACATCACTTCTCCGACGCCAAAGTCTTGCCCTTTCGAAGTCCCCGCTTAACAGGGCTCTTCAAGCTTCCCTTCAATCCA ATTATGCAAATGCTGCTGATGATGCTCCGGTTTCATCACCGGGAGACCATTCTGAGATTGTGTTTATTGGTACTGGAACTAGTGAAGGGATTCCTCGTGTCAGCTGCCTCACTAATCCTCTCAAAACATGTTCg GTATGCACAAAAGCAACAGAGCCTGGAAACAAGAACAGGAGACTTAACACCAGCATTCTTGTTCGGTACACTAGACCATCCGGAACAAGAAACATCCTTATTGATTGTGGCAA GTTCTTTTACCACAGTGCCCTTAAATGGTTTCCCACCTTCGg GTTAAGAACACTTGATGCGGTTGTAATCACTCATTCTCATGCTGATGCAATTGGAG GTCTTGATGATCTCCGTGATTGGACAAACAATGTCCAACCTCACATTCCAATTTACACCGCTCTGCGTGATTTTGAG GTGATGAAGAAGACCCATTACTACTTGGTTGATACGAGTGTGATCATACCTGGCGCTGCAGTCTCAGAGTTGGAGTTTAAAATCATTCACGAGGATCAGCCATTTATGGTAAAAGATCTTAAG ATCATCCCGTTGCCGGTGTGGCATGGAAGTAACTACCGTTCTCTTGGTTTCAGGTTTGGTGACGTCTGCTACATAAG CGATGTGAGTGACATACCTGAAGAAACTTACCCGCTCCTTAGAGACTGTGATCTCTTAATCATG GATGCTCTGAGGCCTGATCGTTCTTCAGCAACACACTTTGGCCTCCCAAGG GCGTTGGAGGAAGTTCGgaaaattaaaccaaaacgaACCCTTTTCACTGGAATGATGCATTTGATGGACCACGAGAAGGTGAGCCAAGAGCTCGAGAAACTCATGGACTCAGAAGGCCTTGATGTCAAGTTAAGCTATGATGGTCTTCGTGTACCAGTCTCGATTTGA